The sequence GAATAGCGCTGATCGGCATCGCGCGCGCCGTCCAGGATGCGCCGCCCGTCGCGCCGGTGCGGCCGAAGTTCGCGAAGGCCATGTTCGGGCTTTCCTGGCTGGCCGCGCTGCTGTGCACCATCGGCGATCTGGCGGGTTAGGAGAGCGCTCCCGCAAACGCGGCGACCGTCGCGTCGATCTCCTCGCGGCCGTGAGCGCTGGACAGAAAAGCCGATTCGAACTGGGAGGGCGGCAGGTAGACGCCGCGCTCAAGCAGCGCCCGGTGCACGCGGGCGAACCGCGCAACGTCGGCCCGCTTCGCCGTCGGGTAATCGTAGACGTCCTCGCCCGCGAAGAAGAGGGTCCACATCGAGCCAATCTGGTTGATCCGTGCCGCGACGCGGGCCCGTTTCAGCGCGTCCCGGAGGTGCGCGCAGAGCTCTTCGGTCCGCTGCTCGATGCCCTCCGTGAATCCGGGCTGGGCGACGAGGTCCAGCATCGCGATGCCGGCGGCCATTGCCAGCGGATTCCCCGAGAGCGTGCCGGCCTGGTAGATGGGACCGTCGGGCGCCACCTGGCCCATGATGTCGGCGCGGCCACCGTACGCGCCTACCGGCAGCCCTCCGCCGATCACCTTCCCCAGGCAGGTCAGGTCGGGATCGATCCCGAATCGTTCCTGCGCCCCGCCGCGGGCGACGCGGAAGCCCGTCATCACCTCATCGCAGATGAACAGGGCCCCGGCGCGCCGCGTCTCCTCGCGCAACGCCTCGAGGAACCCGGGGCGCGGAAGCAGGACGCCCATGTTCCCGACCACGGGCTCGACGATCGCCGCCGCCGTTTCCTTGCCCCGCGGACCGCGGAAGAAATCACGCACCGCCGCCGCGTCGTTGTACGGCAGCACGGTGGTGAGGGCTGCGACGGCTTTCGGAACGCCTGGAGAATCGGGCAGCCCGAGCGTCTCCACGCCCGACCCTGCGCGGACCAGCAGCGGATCGGTGGCACCGTGGAAGCAGCCCTCGAACTTGACGATGCGCTCGCGTCCGGTGAAACCGCGGGCGACGCGCAGCACCGACTGCGTCGCCTCGGTCCCCGAGTTGACGAAGCGGAGCTTCTGCATCGACGGCACCAGCGCCCGTACCTTCTCGGCCAGCACGCTCTCGCGCGCGGTGGGCACGCCGAAGGTGGTCCCCAGCGCGGCGGCTTCCTGGATCGCTTGCACGATCTTCGGATGCGCGTGCCCGGCGAGAAGCGGCCCCCAGGAGAGCACGTAGTCGATGTACGAATTGCCATCCTCGTCGTGGAGGCGCGCCTTCTCGCCCCTGGCGATGAAGACCGGGTCGCCGCCGACTCCCCGAAAGGCGCGGACGGGCGAGTTCACGCCGCCCGGGAACAGCGACTTTGCGCGCTCGAATTCGCGCCGCGACTTCTCGAGCTTCAGGGAAGGCATGGCGGGCAGGTTATATCCTGCCTGCCGGGCGAGGGGCTTAGTGAGTCGAAGCTCGCCCCTGCGCGTAACCGCGATCCCACACGGCGGACATGTTGTGTGGGCTCACGGGGCTTCCGCGCTGCAGGCGCCGCTCGGCGCGCTCGAGCGAGAACTGGACGGCGTCGGGAGAGTCGTGCCGGGGGAGCGCCGCCGTGTACGCCTTGACGGCGCCTTCGTCGTCGCCCAGTTCCGCCATGCAGTTGCCCTTCTCGAAGAGGGCCTCGGCGGCTTTCTGCGTGTCGTGGAACTTGCGCTCGACAGCATCGTAGGCGGCGATGGCGTCGGCGTGGCGTCCGGAGAGGTGATAGGTGGAGGCGGAGAGGAGCGCGGCGGCTGCCGCGAGGGAGGACTTGGGCCAGCGGCGCTGGAGCTCGGAGGCGGCGGCGCGGGCGTCGTGGAACTGGCCTTGCTCGAGCAGCGCACGGGAGATCCTCAGCTGGGCCATATCGGCGCCCTTCCGGCCCGGCGCCGTCGCTACCTGATCCCTCCAGGCCTCGAGGGCGCCCTTCACGTCGCCGATGCGCATGTCGAGGTCGCCGAGCCTCTCCCGCGCCTCGAATGCTTCGGACGCCATTGGATACCGCTTCACCAGCTCCCGGTACTCGACGGCGGCGCAGCGCGGGTCATCGAGGTAGACGGCGCAGAGATCGCCCGCCAGCTTCAGCGCGCCGCGGCGGACGGCGTCGACCTTCTCGCCTTGCTCGTCGCGCAGAGTCAACAGAATCGCCCGCGCCTCGAGCAGTGCCGTCTTGTGGTGTCCGGCGAGGGCGAGATCTCTCGCATGCTGCAGACGGGCTGCGGGCCGCCCGCAGGCCGCGAGCAGCAGCGCAGTCATCGCGATCGAGATCGTGCGCCTCACGACTCAATGCGGTACCACCGGCCGCCACTCGCCGCAACGCGGCATTCGTGAGCGCGGGTGCCGCGGTGTGGGTCTTTCAGCGCCGGTACTTCGGGACGCCGAAGTTGTGCGTGAGGCCGTCCTGGGTCGTCCAGAAGATCGCTCCGTGCGCGATCGATGGCCCGCCGTAGGTCGCGTTCTGTGCAGCCGGCTCGAACCTTCGGAGCAACGTGAGGTCGTTGGCGTTCAGGATCTCCAGCCAGCTCGAGTTGTTGTCCAGAGCGGTCGATTCCACGACGAGGATTTCGCCCGCCAGCGCGAGAGGCCCGAGGACATATCCCGGCGTATAGTGCGTATGCAGAACGTTTCCGTTCGTGGGGTCGAACGCGACGACGGAACCCGGCGCCTTGCCGTCGGGCGTTTTCCCGCCGGCAGCG is a genomic window of Deltaproteobacteria bacterium containing:
- the hemL gene encoding glutamate-1-semialdehyde-2,1-aminomutase, translating into MPSLKLEKSRREFERAKSLFPGGVNSPVRAFRGVGGDPVFIARGEKARLHDEDGNSYIDYVLSWGPLLAGHAHPKIVQAIQEAAALGTTFGVPTARESVLAEKVRALVPSMQKLRFVNSGTEATQSVLRVARGFTGRERIVKFEGCFHGATDPLLVRAGSGVETLGLPDSPGVPKAVAALTTVLPYNDAAAVRDFFRGPRGKETAAAIVEPVVGNMGVLLPRPGFLEALREETRRAGALFICDEVMTGFRVARGGAQERFGIDPDLTCLGKVIGGGLPVGAYGGRADIMGQVAPDGPIYQAGTLSGNPLAMAAGIAMLDLVAQPGFTEGIEQRTEELCAHLRDALKRARVAARINQIGSMWTLFFAGEDVYDYPTAKRADVARFARVHRALLERGVYLPPSQFESAFLSSAHGREEIDATVAAFAGALS
- a CDS encoding tetratricopeptide repeat protein, which gives rise to MRRTISIAMTALLLAACGRPAARLQHARDLALAGHHKTALLEARAILLTLRDEQGEKVDAVRRGALKLAGDLCAVYLDDPRCAAVEYRELVKRYPMASEAFEARERLGDLDMRIGDVKGALEAWRDQVATAPGRKGADMAQLRISRALLEQGQFHDARAAASELQRRWPKSSLAAAAALLSASTYHLSGRHADAIAAYDAVERKFHDTQKAAEALFEKGNCMAELGDDEGAVKAYTAALPRHDSPDAVQFSLERAERRLQRGSPVSPHNMSAVWDRGYAQGRASTH